In the genome of Tachysurus vachellii isolate PV-2020 chromosome 9, HZAU_Pvac_v1, whole genome shotgun sequence, one region contains:
- the dusp8b gene encoding dual specificity protein phosphatase 8: MPVDVVIAPPLWTDMHESEMKLKMRVRRIKDGRDLRGGFAAFSSCFPDVCESKPPPYLPLSLSQPCLPVANLGPTRILPHLYLGSQKDVLNKELMTQNGITYVLNASNTCPKPDFISENHFLRIPINDSYCEKLLPWLEKTNEFIDKARMSNCRVIVHCLAGISRSATIAIAYIMKTMGLSSDDAYRFVKDRRPSISPNFNFLGQLLEFERDLKLKMPLNCNPLRSTTQNPEVTEVNIETVIQSKEKKHSHERMQETTVLNVKPPSPTSLRKDLSSLHLSADQILHNNRLKCSFQLDIKSVYSSNQHLRTSSNALKSDSETMPKLFKLDSPKSTSNMCLHSPCLETPRSPKPELRRSSVRESTPKDNGTFERLSTTTLSLNLNLNRQDPVVQDPVHNANVKSSSFLSLPLTSSSVWTKHRGMTQATTPGTPTEDHPWFFNSDLDSSGMGSGSSVRFVSPPSKAVMQVETQFKRRSCQMEFEESVSTTRSSEDFGKLGKQSSFSGSMEVIKVL, translated from the exons ATGCCGGTGGATGTGGTGATCGCTCCTCCGCTGTGGACAGACATGCACGAGAGTGAGATGAAGCTCAAGATGCGAGTGCGGCGCATCAAGGACGGACGTGACCTTCGAG GAGGCTTCGCAGCCTTCTCTTCATGCTTCCcggatgtgtgtgagagcaaaCCACCACCTTATCTTCCCCTCAGTCTGTCTCAGCCATGCCTCCCCGTGGCTAACCTGGGTCCGACACGAATACTGCCTCACCTCTACCTGGGCTCACAGAAAGATGTCCTTAATAAG GAACTGATGACACAGAATGGGATCACTTACGTCCTGAATGCCAGCAACACCTGTCCAAAGCCAGACTTTATCAGCGAGAACCACTTCCTGCGCATTCCCATCAATGATAGCTACTGTGAAAAGCTGCTGCCTTGGCTGGAAAAAACCAACGAATTCATCG ACAAAGCCAGAATGTCAAATTGTAGAGTCATCGTCCACTGTCTAGCTGGAATTTCGCGATCTGCAACCATTGCCATTGCTTACATCATGAAAACCATGGGATTGTCGTCGGATGATGCCTACAG GTTTGTGAAAGATCGCCGGCCATCTATATCTCCTAATTTCAACTTCCTCGGGCAACTCCTGGAGTTTGAGAGAGACTTAAAGCTGAAGATGCCCTTAAACTGCAACCCTCTGAGGTCAACGACTCAAAATCCTGAGGTGACCGAGGTCAACATAGAAACTGTCATAcagagcaaagagaaaaaacattctCATGAAAGAATGCAAGAAACTACAGTATTAAACGTTAAGCCACCTTCACCTACCTCACTACGAAAAGATCTCAGCAGCCTTCATCTCTCCGCAGACCAAATTCTCCACAACAACCGGCTCAAATGTTCCTTTCAGCTCGACATCAAATCTGTCTATTCATCAAACCAGCATCTCCGAACCTCTTCAAATGCCTTGAAATCAGACTCAGAAACCATGCCCAAGCTTTTCAAGCTTGACagtccaaaaagcaccagcaaTATGTGTTTGCATTCTCCATGCCTAGAAACCCCAAGGAGCCCCAAGCCGGAGTTGCGGCGATCATCAGTAAGAGAATCTACACCAAAAGACAATGGCACTTTCGAGAGGTTATCGACCACAACTTTGTCTCTAAACCTCAACTTGAATCGGCAAGATCCAGTTGTTCAGGATCCTGTCCATAATGCCAACGTCAAGTCGTCTTCATTCCTCAGCTTGCCCCTGACTTCATCTTCTGTTTGGACCAAGCACAGAGGAATGACTCAAGCCACGACGCCTGGCACACCCACTGAAGACCACCCTTGGTTCTTCAACTCAGATCTGGACTCTTCAGGGATGGGTTCTGGGAGCTCTGTGAGATTTGTAAGTCCTCCTAGCAAGGCTGTGATGCAAGTGGAGACACAGTTCAAACGCAGAAGCTGCCAGATGGAGTTTGAGGAGAGCGTCAGCACTACAAGAAGCAGCGAGGACTTTGGAAAGCTCGGGAAGCAGTCTAGCTTCTCAGGCAGTATGGAGGTCATTAAGGTGTTATGA